A stretch of the Notamacropus eugenii isolate mMacEug1 chromosome 2, mMacEug1.pri_v2, whole genome shotgun sequence genome encodes the following:
- the HAO2 gene encoding 2-Hydroxyacid oxidase 2, which produces MAFVCLADFQAYAKDNLPKPVWEFIEGGADECITRDENISAYKKIRLYPRFLRDMSVVDTRTTIQGSEISFPVCIGPTGFHCLCWPDGEQSTAKAAQAMNICYVTSTFSTSFFEDIVACAPNGLLWLQLYVQRDRQITKKLIQKAETLGYKALVLTVDTPAVGNRLQDNRNKFALPESVMVKNLHTHIEENAESLLPVSNIDASTCWKDIAWLRSITQMPIILKGILTRQDAELAVRYNVQGILVSNHGGRQLDTVPATIDALTEVVNAVQGRIEVYLDGGIRTGTDVLKALALGARCIFLGRPILWGLTYKGEEGVRQVLNLLKKEFHKSMILTGCRSVSEISKDLVQISRL; this is translated from the exons ATGGCTTTTGTATGTCTAGCTGACTTTCAAGCATACGCAAAAGATAATCTTCCTAAGCCAGTTTGGGAATTCATTGAAGGCGGAGCTGATGAATGTATCACAAGAGATGAGAATATCTCAGCATATAAAAA AATCCGTCTCTATCCTCGCTTCCTAAGAGACATGTCTGTGGTAGACACCAGGACAACCATACAAGGGTCTGAAATCAGTTTCCCAGTCTGCATTGGACCCACCGGCTTCCACTGTCTTTGTTGGCCTGATGGAGAACAGAGTACAGCTAAAG CAGCACAAGCCATGAACATCTGCTATGTTACCAGTACTTTTTCCACCAGCTTCTTTGAGGACATCGTGGCTTGTGCCCCCAATGGCCTCCTATGGTTACAACTATATGTACAACGGGACAGGCAAATAACAAAGAAGTTGATACAGAAAGCGGAAACCTTAGGTTACAAAGCTCTAGTCCTCACTGTGGATACTCCTGCTGTGGGCAACAGATTGCAAGATAATCGCAACAAATTCGCTTTGCCAGAATCAGTGATGGTGAAAAACTTGCACACGCATATTGAG GAAAATGCAGAGTCTCTCCTCCCAGTTTCAAACATTGATGCATCCACCTGCTGGAAAGACATTGCATGGCTAAGGAGCATCACACAAATGCCCATCATCCTGAAAGGAATTTTAACAAGGCAGGATGCTGAACTGGCTGTAAGATACAATGTACAGGGCATTCTTGTCTCCAACCATGGCGGAAGACAGCTGGATACAGTTCCAGCCACA attgATGCCCTAACAGAAGTTGTAAATGCTGTGCAAGGAAGAATAGAAGTCTACTTAGATGGTGGCATCCGAACTGGAACAGATGTATTAAAGGCACTAGCACTTGGCGCAAGGTGTATCTTCCTTGGAAGGCCAATCCTATGGGGTCTCACTTACAAG GGTGAAGAAGGAGTTCGACAAGTCTTGAACTTATTAAAGAAGGAATTCCATAAATCCATGATCCTTACAG GTTGCCGATCAGTTTCAGAGATCAGCAAGGACTTGGTACAAATCTCCAGGCTATAG